The Candidatus Dadabacteria bacterium genome contains a region encoding:
- a CDS encoding UvrD-helicase domain-containing protein, translating to MEIFLLLFLILAFVFFAGFRKKSAPQPDTAKTESLLLKHKGLFDSLFAHPLTQEQRLCIVDDSYRTLIIASAGSGKTTTLLGKYVFLIREELATPREILVLAFNKSIEQELGEKIRKLVPGVGRPEVYTFHGFGLELLKRIGGRRKLDPLAESSSDGLLDTANVLAIIERAKVKYPEIGEWISEFRAGCPYHQIEEFVRDEREYNETVTSYPYKRESFRLGEEFRAQRIPSLDARYWVRSQQELAIINSLIIRGVKVEYERPHPDGEITPDFYYPEIDLWHEHFAIQRDGSSPFEGYAETVLRKKKFYEERGGDFLFTYSYEYYEGTVIEKIFRKLDEKGISYDPPAKEYIENRLESLYSDDTYSLIARCVKLAKANDLSPGGLSVRLDSLRDKFRSSLFKRFFLPVLETYEEILRENDTIDFEDMILGPVRHLSGAEMDGAIPDRYKYVLVDEFQDISEARKNFLARILAADSRLFAVGDDWQSIYRFTGSDSMAMKEFSESESPLVTEDGVSGRDARLFRPRTYRIQETFRTCRPVSDIASEFIQKNPAQSENPFAPARRMMISLPSTYVPLTVMTAIT from the coding sequence ATGGAAATTTTCCTGCTGCTGTTCCTGATACTTGCATTCGTATTTTTTGCGGGATTTCGGAAAAAATCCGCTCCGCAGCCGGATACGGCTAAAACAGAGAGCTTGCTGCTTAAGCATAAGGGACTTTTTGACTCCCTGTTTGCCCATCCCCTTACCCAGGAGCAGAGACTCTGCATAGTCGATGATTCCTACAGGACGCTTATAATAGCGTCAGCCGGTTCAGGGAAGACAACAACGCTTCTGGGCAAGTACGTTTTTCTGATAAGAGAAGAACTTGCTACCCCTCGGGAGATTCTGGTTCTCGCCTTTAACAAGTCCATAGAGCAAGAGCTTGGAGAAAAGATAAGAAAACTTGTCCCCGGAGTCGGCCGCCCCGAAGTCTACACATTCCACGGGTTCGGTCTTGAACTGCTTAAGAGAATCGGGGGGAGAAGAAAGCTGGACCCCCTTGCGGAATCATCTTCAGACGGTCTTCTCGACACTGCAAACGTACTTGCGATAATCGAGAGGGCAAAGGTCAAGTATCCTGAGATCGGGGAATGGATTTCGGAGTTCAGAGCCGGGTGTCCGTACCACCAAATAGAAGAGTTCGTCCGGGATGAAAGGGAATACAACGAAACTGTTACAAGTTATCCCTACAAAAGAGAATCATTCCGGCTCGGCGAAGAATTCAGAGCGCAGCGCATACCGAGTCTTGACGCAAGGTACTGGGTCAGATCCCAGCAGGAGCTTGCTATCATAAACAGCCTGATAATAAGGGGAGTGAAAGTTGAGTATGAAAGGCCGCATCCCGACGGAGAGATAACCCCGGACTTCTATTATCCGGAAATAGACCTCTGGCATGAGCATTTCGCGATCCAGAGGGACGGCAGCTCCCCCTTTGAAGGCTATGCGGAGACAGTACTGCGGAAAAAGAAATTCTACGAGGAGCGGGGAGGGGATTTTCTTTTTACCTACAGCTACGAATATTACGAGGGCACCGTGATTGAGAAAATTTTCCGGAAGCTTGACGAAAAGGGCATCTCCTATGATCCTCCCGCGAAAGAATATATAGAAAACCGCCTTGAGTCCCTTTACTCGGATGATACGTACAGCCTGATCGCAAGATGCGTAAAGCTTGCCAAGGCGAACGATCTTTCCCCGGGGGGTCTTTCTGTGCGGCTTGACTCACTGCGCGACAAATTCAGAAGCAGCCTTTTCAAACGGTTTTTCCTTCCGGTTCTTGAGACCTACGAGGAGATTCTTCGTGAAAACGACACCATAGATTTTGAGGACATGATCCTTGGGCCGGTCCGCCACTTAAGCGGCGCCGAGATGGATGGAGCGATTCCGGATCGGTACAAGTATGTCCTTGTGGATGAGTTTCAGGACATCTCGGAAGCCAGAAAGAATTTCCTCGCCCGAATACTTGCCGCGGATTCCCGCCTCTTCGCAGTGGGAGATGATTGGCAGTCGATCTACAGGTTTACCGGCTCGGACAGCATGGCGATGAAAGAGTTCTCCGAATCCGAAAGCCCTCTGGTTACCGAAGACGGGGTGTCGGGGCGGGATGCTCGCTTGTTTAGGCCGCGGACTTACAGGATTCAGGAGACATTCCGGACATGCAGGCCGGTATCCGACATTGCTTCCGAGTTTATTCAGAAAAACCCAGCCCAATCAGAAAATCCGTTCGCTCCCGCCCGCCGGATGATGATTTCCCTGCCCTCAACATATGTTCCGTTGACCGTTATGACAGCGATAACTTGA
- a CDS encoding tetratricopeptide repeat protein, whose protein sequence is MISNEEALADLDHAVRLDPKDPEAYHNRARAKHQTECHEEAIADIGMAIQLDPKTAYYYHLRGQMKNEADRLEDAVDDYGKAIRIDPQRLETYYECAWCYEQLERYEDALRDYDTIIRIDPELPRIYFERAELKSRLGRLEETLEDYEKSIELRPDYQDIFDGLLATRKKLGLAEEDEFLDTSMLYSEGDPFVK, encoded by the coding sequence GTGATATCCAATGAAGAGGCCCTAGCCGATCTTGACCACGCGGTCCGCCTTGACCCGAAAGACCCCGAAGCGTACCACAATCGCGCCCGCGCGAAACACCAAACGGAGTGTCACGAAGAGGCAATAGCCGATATAGGCATGGCAATACAGCTCGACCCGAAAACCGCGTATTACTACCACTTGAGGGGACAGATGAAAAACGAGGCAGACAGACTTGAAGACGCGGTGGATGATTACGGCAAAGCCATACGTATTGATCCCCAGAGACTGGAAACCTATTATGAGTGTGCGTGGTGCTATGAACAGCTCGAAAGATACGAAGATGCCCTGCGCGATTACGACACGATAATCCGGATAGACCCTGAATTGCCGCGCATCTACTTTGAACGGGCCGAGTTAAAAAGCAGGCTCGGAAGACTTGAGGAGACACTTGAGGATTACGAGAAGTCGATAGAACTTCGCCCCGACTATCAGGATATTTTTGACGGACTGCTGGCTACGCGAAAAAAACTGGGATTGGCAGAAGAAGATGAGTTTCTGGACACATCCATGCTTTATTCCGAGGGTGATCCTTTTGTCAAGTGA